TGCCCCAGCTTGCTCTATATCAGCCATGGCCACGCAAGTGCTCAACAAAGCTTCAAGAAAAtgctacaaaaataattttaaaaaagaagtagaAAGATTAGCAATACAAGACAAAATGCAATATAATGAGCTTGTGGATATAACCCCTACTATATAGAAAATTTACAACCCTCGTGCATAAGTAGTGAGGTAAGATTATTATTCCTCGTCAATCACCATATGGATTCTGAAACCCATCCTGTATGAACTTCCATATTCCATGGCTTTatcatgaaaaaaacaaaaaaaagaaacacacaGACATACACGCACAcgcatttcttttttatttgattagtATCAAAATCTCCAATGAAAGGGAAAGCCAtgtcaaactttttttttttttataattaataaagagattttattaccaagaataggcacagccgcacagcccaagtacacatgaagtatacaaaggaaatacctactacactctaGAAGCAGGAAAAAGACTAAAACAGATTCAGCACATTATCATCATCCCTTACAAAAATCCTGGCCCACAAAcacaaagtagaaaagaaaaaattcgaAAGTTCTCTAAGAGAACgctctttgtcttcaaaacatctctcattcctttccagccaaatacaccacattaaacacaaaggaatcatatTCCATCTGGCAGCTACACATTTCCTTTCCTCAAAACCTctccaacatgcaagaagatcTACAACTTCCTTTGGCATCACCCAATATCAACCTATCCGACTCAGAAACTCATACCATAAAGACTTTGCCACCTGacaatgaagaaagagatgatttatagattcaccatccttcttgcacatgacacaccaatcagcaatGCACATACCACGTTTTCTAAGGTTATCCGTGGTCAAAACTTTCCCTAGAGCAACCACCAACAGAAAAACGCCACCTTAGTACGAACCTTCACTCTCCAAATGGCTTTCCAAGGGAAAGCACAACCAGAATGACAAGTCagcaccttataaaaagaactaaCAGAAAACCTGGACTTTCCAGTATGGTCCCACAGTAAATTGTCCTCTCTTCCCTGCAtcacttttgaattataaattcttcccaaaaaatcAGAAACATCATTCACTTCCCAGTCATTTACCTCTGTGGAATATTATTATCCATATGTTGGAAATAATGTGCCGCAGCagcattttgatcccttgcaatcctaaaaagagagggaaaatcaGATTTGAGAGCTGattccccacaccaaatatcatgccaaaaaagaaTCCTCTTCCCTTCCCCCACCTTAAATGTAATATGTTTCGAAAACTcccccaacctttcctaatGAACTTCCATAAACTCAAACCATATGCTcctctaacttcattagaacaccaatcccCCCACCCACTCCCATATTTTACAGCAAcaacattcttccataaagCATCGCTCTctaaatgatatctccaaagccatttcccaagaagtGCTTTGTTAAACATCCTCAAATTTCTCACCCCCAATCCTCCACAAGAAATTGGTTGACAAACCTTGTTAGTTGTTCCAgctaaccaaatgaaactttttctcctctcctatacctccccataaaaaattgcgacaaattttctcaattctttttGCAACCCCTGCTGGCAAagggaaaagtgaaagaaaatacgTGGGAAGATTAGACAGCgtactctttatcaaagtaATTCGTCCCCCTTTAGACAAGTATAGTTttttccatccagccaaccTTCTCTCGATCTTCTCATACACCCCTTCCCATATAAAAACTGATTTGTGAGAGGCACCCAACGGAAAAACAAGATACTTCAGCGGCAGCGAAGAAATCTTACACtccaaaatattagccaaatctGAAATATTGGCTACTGCACCCActggaacaatttcagacttgttAAGATTAATCCTTAGATCTGAGACaagttcaaaacataacaacaatGCTCTCAAAGATCGAAGATGTTCTTGTTTAGGTTCACAGAAAATTAACATATCATCGGCAAAcagaagatgagataatttaatgcTATTCCAATCCTCATTTCCCACCTCAAAACCTAACAAGAACCTTCCTTCTACCGCCActtcaatcattctactcaaCGCATccataacaagaacaaattatAGAGCACTTGAGGAACAGTTTAGAGGACTTTTAATAGCAATAGAGGCTGGTCAACCTCTTTTGGCTAGATCTGCTGCTAAGAAGGAGAGGAAATTGAAGAGATTATCATgctctataaattataattcaaaGGGCAGAAGTGCCTTTAGAGATAAAGGGGAGAGTGCTGTCTATAGTCAACCATGAAACCAACGATCATATCTTGGAATGTGAGGGGGCTGAACGACTATAGAAAATGCCTTCAGGTAAAGAATTTGTTCCGTACATGGAGGACCGATGttaattgttatttgttttcaagaaactaaGTTTAAAATGTCTATAGTCATCCACCTCAAAGCCATGTCAAACTAATGGGTGAATTGCATTATCTTACCCTAAATTCTAGGACATTCCATTTCCCCACCCACTAAGCAATAGCATCCTTTGCAATGTCTCTCCTAAACtttatattcagaaaccaaattTCTCCctgtatttaaaatatttcaattgcAGTCATCTTTAGGTCTAGTTTCCATGTGATCgctgaagaaataaaataaaaataagcatGTGTGCATGTCATGAAGTCATAAGCATATAAATCTAGCCATCACTATAACAAACAAATTGAGAGCTTTAATGATAAGGCAACATTGCAACtgacttctttctttttttcgtGGTCGATTGCTTAAATTCAAAGTTTAGGGGAGGCATTGCCATCGACCTCACCTCATACCCCATGTGAATATACCCCCATAATAATATCTCTCAATCTTACCCATTAACGTGCAGCCTATTGGTCAAAGGACAAGCATGGGATAAGCTGTAAACTCAGACATTCTAGGTTTGCCTGAATTACCTAATACACATTTCTGACAAGTGCGATTATGTATCCGGGATTTACTACTCAAGGTGGCTCCAAAAGGCCCTGCCCCAATGATGTTCCAagtcattaaaaaaatctcCCTCAATCTTAAAATCAATACAAGAATGCATTGTGCATAAGTGAAGATCTCCAAACCCAGTCTGCCAGTGGCTTCGTGCCTTCCAACAAATACACAAAGGAAGATGTCCAAAGCTTCTGTATCCTCAAGGACTAGTCACTCAATGAAGTGACTTCTTCCTTTAGtaccataaaaaaattaggaaaaaaacaCTCCATTATTGCTTATTCAAATTTCCTAGTAGCTCAATTCAATTCCTACAAACTTCAGTTGCATACCAGagtttctaatttcttttggaTAAGTGATATGAGTTTTTGTAACGAATAAAAAGACGAAagggaagtatacaaaagaaaacccaaaatcTCGAATTTCCCCCTCGAAAGCTCACCATTCTTCACCACCAAAAAAGATAGCAAAAACAGAAGGAACCTATGACTGAGGAAatgaaattttcaaatcccTAAACCAATTGCGCGAAATACCGATAGGGTAAAGGCAGActattaaaatagaaaaaaaaaatagcatcgAATTAAAGAAGGTTGGAGAGGTACGGAAAGAAAGAGAATACCGTACCTGTACAGATGccagaaaaagaacaaaaatgcgAGGCTGTTAAAGAGACTGTCTCTCGAACTCGAAGCGAGTTCAACTCTCACTCAGTGAGTCACAGGTTACGAAATACCAGCAATTTCAAGGTCGAGTTTAGCTGTAGCAGGCTAGCAGCATGAACCCTAAAACGCTCGCTGTGTTGTTGTGACGAGGGTCGATTCTTATGTCGTTTTGTACGCCTACCGTGGTCTACAACCCAAGCCGTAggccttttgtttttcttttcttttttcctttttttggtttattgtCTAAACGGTTGTCCGTCGTCTCAACTTCCACCGTCCAAAACTAGCCAAGCAGTAAGATCTCGCGTCCATTTATATACTTTAATTTAAGAGctttactattcatcatcttcacacacTACAcgtcatattttttaaaaaaaattattacattcTTCATAACTAATTGATTTCATCTAATTATCATCTATAGATCACAcattttataagagaaaaaataaaaaaataaaaaatttatatttgatatattgtatgaggataatgagtagaatttttcttaatttaatgatcaagtatattaaaattaaataaattatgttgatctaaataattatattcattctTTTTGGCAACTTCAACAGCCTATTgcttaaggcctcatttgtttttacaattcttctcaattcatctcatttcatttcaactactcattataattttttaaaatttttacataaaataaaataaacaattcaacttttttaaatctcaaaataaaaattatattaaaaaattatattttatttaatttttaattttaatcttattttatttcatttgtaaaaACAGACTAAACAAATCGACAAGATAAAAGGAATATGTTTATTGAGTGAGTGTATTCACAATAATAATGCAAagaatcattttataaattaagtaattatcttatttttatctcactGTGATGAGATCACTTAAGTCTATCAACctataaatctttattttaaaaatataaatgatgatCTAaagataatagaaaatattgcattttgaacaataaattataaatagaataagggctagtttggttatataaaattaaactattttattttacctcatatcatataattattataattttttaaaaattttatataaaatataataaataatttaatttttaataaaatatcttatcttatctaaattGCATAATCAAATGAACTGAACTGGAGTGTAATTTGCAGAATTACTCATGTACGAAAAATGTCTAACGTGCAGCGAAAAAATAGGAAGGAATAGTTTCCCATGAGAAGTAATATTCTACTATGACATAAAGAATATACCATTACCACCTAGACCTAGAAGTCCTTCGTCCTCCGACTCAACCATGATACGGGGAACATGCAACCAAAATCAGGTAggcattatatactatatagtataatgcatgaataatgatatgattactatcttactactacttatttattatttttcttatatttgattttttttttaattttttaattttttaatgtttaaagaagtatttattagtaaagttatatatttttttaagtttttcttaatgattaaggatgttaaaaaaatatttaaaataaaaaaacttaaaatatcttttaataatagataaatagtaatagaaTAGTAACTATATCAATATCCATAATGTATATACACTCCGCTAATGTTTTCCTAATTCCTTGAACTCATAACCGAAGAATTTATTCTAATTTTGGTGTGTGTGTACCGACATGATTGTCGGAGACATCCGAAATCCTGTCAAGGTTGAATCCTCAACTATTTTGCTAAACCCACCTCATCTGTATCATTCAAGAATTTGTAGACATGGTTAGATCCAAACTTTGGATCATTGTCCAAGAGCTCTTAGGATCAAACCCATTGTTTTTGCACTATGATTTATGCACATGAATGATGTTACCATTTCTCTGtatgatttcaaattttcaatattattggaTGCCTAAAAGAGATTTATCATCGATATAACTTTTCGAGAGATTTTGGTCTAGTTTGGATACTGAGTTTACTATTCatgatttattattacttttcacaaactttttactactattcattattatttaatattcaataattactttttcattactattcacagaatacctaaaaatatctcactatcATCTACACCGTGTGAGGAGCATTGCATCTAGGGGTGTAAAATACCTCACTATCATCTACGTCGTGTGAGGTTTCAGTTCTGGGATTTAGCTCGGATCAAAACCGGGCTAGAACCCGAGTTGAAAAACCCGGACCAACTTGGTCCGGGTACAGGTTAGAAACTCGAGTACCGAGTTTAAAACCTAGTACCCaggtctttaaaaaaaaaaatggtataaaaacgacgccgttttgatACCAGTTATACACTTCCCCCTCCTCccgagtctctctctctctctctcgttacgCTGTGGCTAGAGAAAAGTAAGAAATTCTAAGTCCCTGCCTCCATCATCATGACCTTGTGAGCCGTGACCCCATCGTCGTCGCCGTTGGCCTTTCTCTCTAGGACGTTGTTCACTTGTTtgggtactctctctctctctctctctctctctctcactgtaACTATGATTTTGTGCGTGAGGAATGAATGGGGTAATCAATTGGTTGATAATGGTTTGGGTTGTTTATGGATCCTGTATTGGTTGATAATCGTAGTTAATGGGTGTTGGTTTCCGTGACTTATGGGCTGCCTCTACTTTTCCTTTTGAATTtgtgttgttttggttaataaGATGTTCTTTCGTCCCTTGAATTTTTGTCAAAACACATGCATGAGCTTTATTCGTCATGGTTTTAATGAAGTGGACACAGTTTGCAGTGGCAAACCAACAAAATGCTAATTGTTTGAGTCTCAAATAAAGgcttttactataaaaaaaaaaaaaaaaaaaaaaaaaaaaaaaaaaaaaaaaaatccgaataCAACCTAGAACCCGGATCCACTGGGTTCCGGCCCGGGTTTAGAACCCAGGTCCCGACCCGAGTATACCCGGGTTCCCGGtttggaacccggatgaacaccctTAAATCATAGTACAAAAATAATGGGTTTGATACCAAGTGCTCTTGGACGATGATCCAAAGTTTGGATCTAACCATGTCTACAAATTCTTGAATGATACAGATGAGGTGGGTTTAGCGAAATAGTTGAGGAGGCAACCTTGACAGGATTTCGGATGTCTCTGACAATCATATCGGTACacaaaaaatttgattaaattctTCGGTTATGACTTCAAGGAATTAGGAAAATATTAGCGGAGTGTATATATACCATTTGTATCCAAGTACAAAGATGGTGGTTTTATTCCAAAGAAGAATGAGCAGCCAATGTTaattggcatgcatgcatttcagATACCAATAATTTAGGAAAATGTGATTGCCAAATGACAGTGGATTgaagaaacaaattaacaaaaaatttccAAACCCAATCTGAATATTGCCAGGTAAAAAATACAGGTGCTGCAACTACAGCTAAATGCCACATAGCCTCAAAAGCAGGCTCCTGCGGCCTTGATTTCttcaatatataaacaaattctATCATACATAATATTATGCCACTGATTTCACATTTGTACACAACTCATCTCTGTTTAAAGATTGAGGGTCAAGCTTTATCAGACAAGTCTTCTGTGCAAATGCAGTCTGATAGCACTTTCTCAATCTGGCAGTTATTAACACTGTATGTTTAAACACCCTGCAATTTAAATCGGCAATGGAGATTGGTTACTCAATTTTCTGCCTCTGTAACACTCTTGGGTTGGCGGCACCAACTTGAAAAGGTGACTCCCCGAGATACAAGGTAAATTATAAATGCAACATATGCAGCTGTAAACACACCCACAACAGAGCCAAACAACACCCCGTTCACTTCAGAGTTGAAGAAGTCCACCAAAAGATACCCATTAATCACTATCACCAGTGCTGCCACGAGCCATGCGGCCATCTGTAAGTAAAAGATAGTTAAGAGCGGTTGAGTCCTTAGACCATTACTAACTTAATTCTGATCACtgtacaagaaaaagaaagtctaAGCAGCATGACTAgcaagtaaagaaaaataaggagTGAAAAGTATTCTTAGCATATTCACTTGCAAGGTAAATTACCAAAAAACTACCAAATCAGTCTCAAACAAACCAAGAGACATCTCATTAACAACTCCAACCCAAATCGAACCCTTTGTTATGAATTACCACCAGAGTCAGATTAGCGCATCAAATGTGGGTAAGATAATGGAAGCATCCCTCATTTATAACAAAAGATTCGGTTACTCTCTACTCAAAGtacttaaaaataaacatgAGACACTGCCTGTGTATgtttatatgcatgtatgatgcATCAAGTCGGTAACATTAACAGGAAGTGAGCAAGAGGATAAACCGATCGCCAATCGTGCAAGGTATGTTCATAGGAACATAGGCACAGACTAGagagaaatatttaaatataggACAGAGACATCAGACTGGGTATGTTATACTTAGTGATAAAGAAACACCATTCCCTTTTAATCAAACCCAGACAACTTCTCAGCACACAAAATAACATGCAGACAGCAGTTGACAGCAATGAATATATCCTTGACATTACCCTTTGACTCTCTAAAGAATGAAGCCATTTAAAGACTGAAAATTTGTACTAGATAACTATCCATACTGAAGCAGAGGAAAGATACACAGAGACTGTGAGTGTTCTACAAGATCCCTTGAAATTAATGACTCAAGGCCAAGTCAACTGAGGATTTctgtaaaatgtaaaaaactgaaaatggtAGGGTTTTAAGGTGCGGACGGAGAATAAAAAGATTAACATACCTTGAGTATAGGACCGATTGTAAAAGAGCCCATGATCTGCTCCTTTGATACCAAACAAAGCAGGGGATAAGTGCAAAGGGAATCTGCACTGACTGAAGCACATTAAGCCATTCATTTAAAGTATCTAATGTACCCTCAGAAGTCTCAAAGACAAGAGCAACTATCATCGTTGGGACAATTGCGCAGCTACGAGTGATCAATGCCCTAACCCATTTTTTCAGCCTCAAGTTTAGGAAACCTCCCATTATAAACTGCCCTGCATAAGTACCAGTAATAGTGCTGCTTTGGCCAGCAGCTAATAATCCAATACCCCAGATATATAAAATCGGAAAAAATCCACCCCCGTATTTTTCTTGAAGATACTGCCCTGCATTTAGAAGGCCAATGCTATTGGCTATTTCTGTACCATAAAACCCTTGGGCAAACACAGTCGTAACAAAGAGATTGATAATGAATGACACAAAAAGGGCAACACTTGACTCAATAGAATAGTAATTAAGAGCTTCTTGGATTCGGCCTTTCTTGCTATGGTCAATCTCCCTTGATTGCACGAGAGCCGAGTGCAAGAAAATATTGTGAGGCATAATAATGCAACCCACAACTCCAACAGCCTGCTGTATTGTTTTGGAGCTCAGTTTTGGAATTAAAACACCTATGAAGACGTATGCATTTGACCTTGGGTTAGTGCAAGGCAGCATAATAGTTTGAAACTtgcataaatataaaaacaaattaggtAGAAAAAGATTCTGAATAATTAAAAGCATATTACCAAGAAGAAGTTCTATGCCGCTGGGCTTTGCTTCGCCAAACATCCAAGCAAATGAGACTGCCATTGTCGCAATGAGAACAGCAAAGACGGCTTCCAATTTCCTTACACCGTAGTTCTCAAGTAATAGGAAGATAAAACTGTAAAAAAGCAATAAAACAAGCATTCTTTTTAGAGCTATAATTTTGCCAACAAAGAAATATGCACGATTCAGTTGctgacaaaattaaaagaaagaaaattcatATGTaaacaattttgttttcttaatgacaAAACAACATTTCTTTCACTTCGACACTAAACACAACCTGATTAAACTATCCAGCATGATACAAgagaattttcttaattttttttctatcttctttGGTGAAACGAAACTCAGTTTTCCCGGAAATCAACCAGAAATATCGTTTGTGAGCCACCCCATATAAttcattatttgtttattttgagatcAGGCTATACCCAACGAAAAACCTGGAAAACCTTCTACTTCCTCGAAGACCCAAAATATATTCAAGTGAATATCCCTTCTAAAACTCAGTAGAGCGTCAAACATGATCTAATCAGCGGGAAATCCGACAAAAAAGTGTGAAATGAAGAAGTCCTCAACttcaaattcaaatgttttGCAAGACAAAACCCAAAAGGCGTCAAATTCATTAGAACCGAAACAAAAATATGGTTGTAACAATCAAAACCAGCACAACATCACCAAAAGGAAATATAAttcagaaaaaagaaatcatgggCATAAGTAATTGATTACCAATCAAGAGCGGTTATGATGACCCCAGACCAGAGAGGCAAAAATCCATTACTCAAAATGTTAATAGCAATTGCACTGCCAATAACCTCCTGAATATCAGCCCCAATGAGAGCCAACTCGGCCATCACCCAAAGCACCAGCCTTGCCCATGCGGGGTACTCTTCCCTGCAGAGCTCGGCCAAGTGGCGCCCGGTGGCAACGCCGAGCCGAGCGGCCAGAAGCTGCACCAACAGCCCCATGGCTGTGGCCCACATAAGCAGCCACAGCAGCGAGTACCCGGCGATGGCGCCGGCCTGAAGATCCCCCTCCAAGTTCCCAGGGTCCAGGAACGCTATGCTCATCAAGAACCCAGGCCCCGTGAACAGCCAAAGCTTCTTCCACGAGAACGGCGGCACGCGGTCGGAGCCGGACCCGGAGTTTTCAGCCTCGTCCTCATCAATTCCGTCAATGAGGACTTTCTCGTCCGAGTCGTAGGCGGTCTCTTGTTGCTCCTCATGGTCCGAGCCCACCAACAGTGGTCGCTGTTGCTCGGGGTCCTGGGGCGGCATCACACGGGTATCGGTTTCGGCCTGAGAAAGAGGACTATTGAAACCGCCGGGAAATTGAGTTATGGTTACGCAGAGCAAAGGCTTTGGGACTTGGGAGTGGTTCGGGGATTGATTTACTGCAGCCCGGTGTTGATTTTATCGTCCAACAGGGACAACGTCATCGTAAAGCGAAGGAAAGAGCTCCGAAAACTGCCAGGTCCCCCACCCCCTcgatctctttttcactttttcctttCTGTTCTGTTTTGGATATATCTGGCAAGGGAATTTAGAATTCACAGCTTCTCTATTAGTAGCGAATGATAACGCGGCACGTGGAGatgtatttttaatataaatcaattaaaaaatgttaaacatttaataatatttataccaATCATTGTTAAACCATATAAcaatttaagaataattaaatattatcacattagccgaattaaaaagtaatagaaTAATGGTGTAGTTTTTAGTTTCACTTAAAGTTATTTGagtttagagatgagttgagatgatttgtaaatagtaaaataaaaattaaattatttattatattttgtgtagaaatttaaaaaaattattttgagatttaaaaaagttaaattatttattatattttgtatagaaatttgataaagttataatcatgagatgagatgagatgagttgaaataaattttgaattcaaacgaggtCTTAGTCAGCATTCATGATACTATGGTCGATATCACGCATGAGCAATCCACTTATTTATTCCCTATTGCTTTGTTTGAAATTCtgataaaaaaatcttatctttTTCAATGTCTATGTtgctctcctcctcctcctatttatttttttaatagtaaaagaGGATTTCAAACTCCATATCTCATTTTTAAGagttaaaaattatatcaatcagACTACATGTCTTTGATCATAATACTCTCTTGTAACATATAGTTTGCATGACATTTTACTACATTGTACATACACCAACCATCGAgttaattttaattgaaataaaataatttatttaaaattttaatatgcGTATCTAAAATCCTATGCATGATATATGTCTTAAAAATTTTTAACAGATCAGCATAAAATCCAAATCAGCTTGTGAAGTTTAAAACACGAgtaaata
Above is a genomic segment from Juglans microcarpa x Juglans regia isolate MS1-56 chromosome 1D, Jm3101_v1.0, whole genome shotgun sequence containing:
- the LOC121251419 gene encoding LOW QUALITY PROTEIN: metal transporter Nramp3-like (The sequence of the model RefSeq protein was modified relative to this genomic sequence to represent the inferred CDS: inserted 1 base in 1 codon) — encoded protein: MPPQDPEQQRPLLVGSDHEEQQETAYDSDEKVLIDGIDEDEAENSGSGSDRVPPFSWKKLWLFTGPGFLMSIAFLDPGNLEGDLQAGAIAGYSLLWLLMWATAMGLLVQLLAARLGVATGRHLAELCREEYPAWARLVLWVMAELALIGADIQEVIGSAIAINILSNGFLPLWSGVIITALDCFIFLLLENYGVRKLEAVFAVLIATMAVSFAWMFGEAKPSGIELLLGVLIPKLSSKTIQQAVGVVGCIIMPHNIFLHSALVQSREIDHSKKGRIQEALNYYSIESSVALFVSFIINLFVTTVFAQGFYGTEIANSIGLLNAGQYLQEKYGGGFFPILYIWGIGLLAAGQSSTITGTYAGQFIMGGFLNLRLKKWVRALITRSCAIVPTMIVALVFETSEGTLDTLNEWLNVLQSVQIPFALXPLLCLVSKEQIMGSFTIGPILKMAAWLVAALVIVINGYLLVDFFNSEVNGVLFGSVVGVFTAAYVAFIIYLVSRGVTFSSWCRQPKSVTEAEN